In the Primulina tabacum isolate GXHZ01 chromosome 7, ASM2559414v2, whole genome shotgun sequence genome, GTTGTTGCTAGTTGATAACACAAGATTGCAGAATAATTAGAACTCGAGATCTCAAATCGACCAGTTCACATGATGACCTGGTGAATCATAGCCCCTCGAGTGTTCCAGATCATGGAACCGTTCTCCACCTTGTTGAGCTAGTCCCAGCTCTCCTGTATACTGATTATTAGAAGATTGATAAATTTGTCCTAATCCCAGATCCGGAGGCATCTCGTGCGGAGTGTCGCTAGCCTGATTACCCTTGAAACTCCACAATGGGCATGCATATTGGTCGATCGGCAGATGAACTGTTGGTGTGCAGATATTGGTACCAAGGAAGTTGTTAATCCCAAGATCCAGGGGTCTGGCGCTAGAGTTCCAGGGCTGATTTGACAGAAGAGAGAGAGCACTGCAAGAGTTCGAGGCTCCATCGAAACATACTTCAGAAGATACTCCAATGTTGACGGTATGGTTAGGTCTAGTTGTGGAACCCTGCAGCAGATCTGGTAGATAGTTTGGTGGGTTACTCTGCCATGGAGGTTGATTTCCAAATGCTCTTTCAGATGTTGGAGTAATTGGCCAGGATTCTCGTCCGGTGAGACTCGGGTATGAGGTGAAGTCAACAGTAAAACTTCCACGCTTTCTATGATTCCCTGCCATGGCAAAAAGAAAAGTGGAGTCAACTTGGTGTTAATAAAAGATTCATGACATTGATTAGTATGACAGAAACCATGTCTTTTTATAAAAACGATCCAATAGATTCTGTCGAACCTGACATAGATGAAGAAAGACTTCCATAGCGAGGGGAGAATAAAGATCCTGGCTGTGGCTTACGGCGACGCTCGTTGTGGCCAGCGAGGCGTCTGCGGCAGCTTCTTTTTTCTTGGTCGAATTCAGGCAACTGATGAAACCTGGAGAAAAACTAGCTTAAGAAACAATAATTTAGCATCAACTGTAAATGGATATGTTAATATAGACGTAACGATTCTTGCTTCCCATATTTTTTGCACTCTGGTACAGGATTCGTCTGGTTCCACATCTGCTCTCGTGAATTTATTGAGCATGAAAGAGACCACTGACATATTTGGGCATGAAAGTTCCCTCAATAACATGTAataggaattttttttatcgaaTTTACGGCCCTTCCCGTGTCATTTCCAACAATTACTATCTTAACATTCTTGGGACATTTCAAACTAAGAGGCCAGTTGAAAATTGCACTTTTCAGCAGCCCTCGCCACAAATTTGTTGACACTCATACAAAGATGCATGATTACATGTCAAATGCCAGAGTTACATTATTTACAAGACAACTGATAACTCACTAACTATATAACACTggtaaaaaggaaaaaaaaaaaaaactatataacACTGGAAAGAACTTTAGCACATGCCCACAAATTGCTTAATACAAGCCACATTAGGTACTAAAGAAACTGGGAATCGACTAAGATCCTACAAGAATCAGGGCAAGACCAATATGTTCACAGTCTATGTTGTGTACAGGCATCCAACACAGAAGCCCAAAAGCAATTTGAAATATCTATCCATATACAAATTCATGAAACAACTTAAGGCCAACTAAATCACAACTAACCCAAATAGATAAGTTTTCCAAATATCGAGGGTAACTTTTGTAAAATCTGAGTTTGACACACAACCATCCTAAATCTTGAGTTGTCCAtcttcacaatcaaaatccaatACGAATTTACCAGGTGCCTCAAGACAAGGAAATGAAAAGGAGACCCCATACAATATCAATGACTTGTCGCAAAACAATTCATTGGCACAATTCATCAAACACACCTATCTTAACACTCAACCAAACTGTGATATACAAGACGCACTCATAAAACACAATGAAACCCACCCAAAAAAAAAGGGATTTATAAAGGGAATAAATTATGTTAATATATGTCCTCACTCATGCGTGTGActaattatatataaatcaaaAGCGAATCTTTAAttcctcaaaaaaaaaaaaaagagcgaatctttaaaatataatttataaaaagatcaacaacaaaaaaaaccaGACCTGCTGCACTGCTGGCAAAATCTTTGCTCAAGGCCAGCAACAATGACATTCAAAGACTTGGAATGCACACCACAAACCTTGTGCCTTGAATAGTAAGCCTTAACATCACTCAGATCTACATTACACCCCTCAACCTGGCACCTCGGTGGCGCACCCCCATGCACCGCCCCAGGCCGCCCCTTCTTCGCCGGTGACGGCGGAGTCTGCGCCGATCCACCACCAGTTTTGGGCTGCAAAGCTGAAGCACCCGCATCTTCAAAGTAGATTTTCTTGCCAAAGTTCAAGCCATTTAAAGAATTCGACCCCCCAGAGACCGAGGAAGACGAAGAAACTGAATCACCCTTTTCCATTCCTGTCGTCTACAACCCATCCATCACTGTTCAATGAATTCAAATGAAAGTCACATGCACTATTTAAGCAGAAAATAAAcgcatataaataaatatacatgAAATTTGTTAGCATGTGGGTGATTGTGTGTAGTGGTAAAAAGTAGAGACCTGACAATGGGCCATAACGCCAGCTCTGTGGATTTAAGTGCATGAGGAGAGGCTCATTTTCCGTcgaaataaatatatatggGAGAGGAGAATAATGGAAAGCCAGGATTCGCATTGTGTTTTTGGTGCAAACTTTTTTTAGGGTTATGCTTTAAGCTATGCTATGTTCTCTTACAAGAGCTATTTACAAATTATTACAGCGGTTATAATTCCTTAATATGGAacacaaatatatttttatcaataaATCGTTGGAATTGagtataaaataaattaattaacggtgtaataaataattaaaacatgttTGAAGTTTTAAAATTGAGTATATCTCAGTCCAAGTTTTAGATTGATAATACAACTTGCACTGTTTAATGATACTTGTTAGAacaggtctcttatgagacaatcttacgaatttttatctatgagacgagtcAGCCCTActgatattaacaataaaagtaatactcttaacataaaaagtaatatttttttcatggatgactcaaataagatatctctcacaaaatacgacccacgagaccgtcttacacaagtttttgtctacaTTTTATTAGTAGATCTCAACGGTCCTCATCGACCTAATATATATTTGcaatgaaaagtaatattttcgacataaaaaaataatattatttatatgagtCGAATCATAAATCTaactcacaaaattgactcaaaACGGTCTCGTACAAGTCTTTGTGATTTTCTTGCACATACTTGGTATCAAATGCATCATTTATTATCATATATCAACAAATAAATCATATGTTTGGAACAATACATTTTTAtcctaaaaattttcttgttatATATTAATCAATTTGCGCATGCATAATAATTTTCCGAAAAGTCCATCTTTCTATATTCTTGTTATTGCAGAAACTAAAGATAATTTGAGCATTGTATTTCACATATTGTGTACATCAAATATCATTGATTTAATCATTTCTGGTGGACATATAAGTACCAAAAACACTACTTTAACGTACtgttacaaattttttttttaatgaatgattgtgtgtgttttttgtttttttacgaATAAATTATTGTGCTTTTTGGGTCTAAATATAAAAGGTGCTTAATCGTACATTGCACTGATTTTGCTAGGGTTATAATTTTCTAAACATGGTAACTGAAAAAGGCAGTTTAAACAAAATTGCACTTTATTGTATTTATGTTACGAAAAACATCTTTATCCAACTTCCTTATATATTCTCCGCAGTCTGAAGTTTTCCTACATTGGAAATATTTTCCAGGTGGTGTGAAAGTATAGTAAATTAGTTGGGAGAATTAGATAGATCCGAAGAGAttggaaatatttttcaggtggTGTGAAAGTAGAGTAAACTAGATTGGATAATTAGATGGAACCGAATCTCTTCGGGATGGCCGATTATAATTGAAGACCACACGGATCGTTTCTTATGTTTCTCAATCCCAAATTTTGAGAATCATTCGTTCTACTTAATTTAACAGTAAATTATCGATAAATCCTCAACAACTATGTTTAGTTTTTGTCCGACCAAtacttttgttttattttttttgcattCACACAAAAAATATTCCTGCAATTTTTGGGCTCCACGTTGTTTTTTGGAATGAAATTCGTCGCAGAACGTTGAAAATCTgatattaatatttgatatttgacTACAAAACGTTTTAGATCTGacactaatatatgattttcgAGTACTCGAACATGTATAACAAGTATTAATATTAATGACACAAATTTTTCGGATAAAAATCGGtataaaacattgaaaatttgATATTCAAATGCAAAATGTTTCAGATCTGttactaatatatgattttgagtACCAAAATATGATTAACAAATACTGGCATTAACGACTcatgtatttttttcaaatgaaaATCGGTACAAGACATTAAAAATGTGATACATTACCaatatatgatatttaagtatcaaaattttcagatttgatactaatatatgatatttgagcaCACAAATAAATGTATAAAGTgttgatattaatataattgtttCAATTTTATACTCAAAATTTTATCATTTTGTGCAATATCTAAAACAATtggtactcaaatatcatatataagttctatattttcaatattttatatcaaatttctcatttaaaaaaatcaaattaacaTAAGTGGGCTTAGAGAATGCATTTTTTTTCCAACTGTTACTGGATGTTCACAAAGTCGTCCCTACGACGAGTAATAGAACATTGGCAACCCTTGACTATTGCAATGTGTTAGTTATTACTGAGGGTCGACCTATGATTTAGATCCCACCATTTTTCTTGCTTGTGGATCTAATAATCTTTAAATTGGATTTgccaaatatttgaaatttgagAACCAAATGATTTATTAACGTATTGTACTGTTTTGTTTTCTTATCAGAAACAATCGATTTCGTAAAAAAATTATGTGGAGCGCACATAAATTCTCGCTCGTAAATAGTAAACAAGAACATTCATTAAACATTGGAATTAGTTTTGAAATTCCATTttggaagaaaaaaatataaaatttggtttaacaatttaaaataattttatttatgtatatatgtttttcaTATTTGTAAattgattttatatttatataaaaaaactcaTATATTGTgggaacccggacgctaatcatattcttagtcatcattgggacaatttaatcaattatactaaacagggtctaatttttttttttaatacagtattaaatgcggaacgtaatggaatacattctagtatacatgtcagtattaaagtacaagtcttgtactatatacaatcattcaaactaaggtttaacaactaaatatcaagtgtccaaaccctatctctaatcaagtctgtggtctccactctaatcacgatctctctttatctcctcgaccccgatcctgtcccacctgtttccatgcacacatacaaacacgacaacagccggataattccggtgagaatataatcccagtataaatcaatgaacatgcaatcatataatcaatataaagcatgaaacagatatcagatatatatatatcaagtctgaaacataattaatatcaaactatcaattatcctcgtgactccacgactcagactagactcaatcctagtctagggatcccggtttccagacgttgatattcctatatcgaccaacagtaatagaagaaactccgattctatccacgtcgatataaccaaatatccggtgtcttgacctatccgtcacagactgtggcactatcgccaatacactatcttgtgacatcgtgcaatgtgctcgtggcgatcccaccactatcaggcacttctgtcacaatatcactcgtctaatactcatctaatacatgctcctataaatcaatagaacagcatataaaatcaaatcaatgcatataacaacaataagtatgtgatttaggaaaacccaagtatatcctacttgagtcgatctcccaataccacattgacttatacctttcttttattgaaaTTCTGATGTCGTTCCTGTcggaattcaaagtctgtcaaccctcaatctggcaatgacaatatcaatagtaccatatcaatatactactccaatcaataccaactctgatcaatctggatttaattcaaaattaactgcataacggaacaatctgaatatccccgtcaatacaatctcaacatatattaattacaaatcataactcatgtcCAATATCATCTGTAATCAATCCGTTATTCAAATCTGTTCAATTCTCAATCAATatgatcagaaaatcataacaattccaaaatcaacttgttcttcgatctgacttcgattctacgatgtctagtattccaagaacacataataatgatcaaataataatttatccaatatcataatttcaaatgctaacagaactcaataaaacttacatcctgtTGTAGCTCGTGTCTAGAGGATAACGGTACTGtgtccggattcaaattctgataactGGATCTTGAAAAATCAATTTCCAAAGCTCCAAAATAACTTGAAGATTCTCCAGAGAATTGTCTCGTTTTCTGCTTGAAGAAGGACATGAAAATGTAAATGTATATACCAAGTTGCATGGTggtgacaagtgtcccactcaattttccatatttgcactttagtccctcaattcttcactatttgcaatttggtcctcaaaactctttttaattccatttcaatcctaattaattacaaaaatcgtggaatttaattcatcattccaaaattcgtaaattaaataatctcggattaaaatgatataatctcgggcattacaattctccccctctgagacatgatttcatcctcgaaatcacaggcaatcaaatcgtatcaaatgcaataatcagACATAATTAATGGAAACTGAAAATATaagactcacatcagtgaaatagcGCTGGGAACTCCtgcctcatatctgattcaatctcccaagtagcttcttcagttccatgacgagtccattgcactttcacaagaggaataatctttgttctgagtttcttttctttacgatcaataatccgTATCGGTTTCTCAATATAACTCAGActttcatcaagttcggcctcatctggctgaataatgtgagaatcatcagagatacttccgcaacatagatacatgaaaaacatcatgtattccagataaagaaggcggaagggcaagtcgataggcacgatctcctatcttctcaagaatctcatacggcccaacgtatcgtggagataACTTTCCTTTTTTGCCAAATCGGACAACTCCTTTGAAAcgtgaaatcttcagaaatactcggtctccaacctcaaataccaacggtctgcgtcgaaggttggcatatttggcctgtcagTCCTGAGttgtcttcattttcttctgaatcagctttaccTTCTCAGTCATATATTTGATCATGTCatgtccaatctcaggaacctcagagatatcatcccaatacaaaggggatcgacatttctttccgtacaacgcctcgaaaggagccatctcaatactcgtctgatagctattgttgtacgaaaactcgcaaAGTGGCAATGCCTCCTGCCAtccagtgctaaaatcaagcactactgctctcagcatatctttcagtgtctggatagtccgctctgactgtccgtcggtctgtggatgatatgcgatACTCAGatataacttcgtacctagagcctgctgtaaactctgccagaagtgcgaagtgaaccgaggatcacggtctgatacaatcgacttcggcactccgtgcaatctgaccacctctctaacATAAATCTCAGACATCTGGTCATACCTGTATGTCATCtggtacggaataaaacatgctgatttggtcaatctatcaatcacgacccaaatcgcatcaccacctcgggaggatctcggtaactgcgtcacaaaatccatgaaaatgtgatctcatttccattcaggaattgataaactgtgcagtagacctcctggtttctttctttcagcctttacctgttggcaattcagacattttgacacaaattcagtgacatcagatttcatttgcttccaccaaaactgtgtcttcaagtcattatacatctttctgccaccaggatggatactgaatcgacttctgTGCGCTTCAGTCAATATCTGCTgtctcaactctgaaacattcggcacaacaatacgattattcacatacagtacatcttCACGTACTTGAAACTCTGATtgatgacctgatctgaccatctcaatcgatttctgaactttctgagccgctttaatcttcaaaattagctctggttcagcttgaatagcatataatctcaacggtatacaacatgtctcaaataccaatccagacaaacaacagtcttcaatcaaatttgaaacacctattgtcgataaggataaagcacatacctttcgactcaatgcatccgctgctgcattggacttccccggatagtatttgatttcacaatcgaagtctttaagcaaatcaagccatcttcgttgtctcatattcaactctgactgtgaaaagagatatttcaagcttttatgatcagaatagatttcaaacttctcaccgtaaaggtagtgtcgccatatcttcaaagcaaagacgatggcagccaattcaagatcatgaattgggtaacgagtctcatgtggcttcagctgtctcgaggcataagcaataacatgccctcgctgcataagTATACcacccaatcctcgatgagatgcatcacaataaaccacaaaatcaatTGTACTtgatggaatcgtcaagatcggtgcactggtcagtcttttctttaattcaagaaaactggtctcacattcctcaaaccaaacaaatggagcattcttctgagtcaactgtgtaatcggtttggcaatactagaaaaatctttCATGAATtggcgataatatcctgccaaacccataaaactacgaatctctggcactgatgtcggtctcggccaagaaatcacagcctcaaccttgctgggatcaactgatataccatcttcggatatgatatgacccagaaatactacatgtctcaaccagaactcacattttgacagtttagcatacaatttctcagttctcagaattttcaacacagttctcaaatgttctgcatgctcaatcatattcttcgaataaatcaaaatagcatcaataaaaataatcacaaaatcatcgagatatttttgaaatacacggttcatcaaacccataaacacagctggcgcgttggtcaaaccaaacggcatgacaataaactcatagtgtccatacctggttctgaacgctgtcttcgagatatcagaatccctgactctcagctgatgatatccagatctcagatcgatcttggaataaatagaagaaccctgcaactggtcaaacaaatcatctatacggggcaatggatatttattctttaccgttgctttgttcagttgccggtaatcaatgcagagtctcattgaaccgtctttcttcctcacaaacaacaCGGGAGTACCCCAatgagatacactcggtcggatgtatcccttggccaataaatcatccaactgatccttcaactctttcagttcaatcggtgtcattctgtacggagctctagaaatcggaactgtacctggcatcaactcaatgctgaagtctatctctcgaatcggaggcaatccaggaatctcgtctgggaagacatcagcaaactcacacaccactggcaagtccgccaatgatggactcgacttcagtaaatcaactgaatatacgaggaatccttccgctccattctgcaataatcgagtcatagataatacgaatatcaaaggaattctggctcgagaacccttaccgtaaaattttcactcctcagccatctcaggtccgaatctcacaatcttgtggaaacaatcaagtTTTGCTCTGTagttggtcaacatatcaattccgataatacagtcaaaatcagacagcccaagcacaatacagtctaactcaacctcatgcccgtcatatcgtagtatacaagatctaacagaagtcactgatacaagacctttccccaaaggagaagaaacagatactacagtaaatagggactcaacaggtaatgcatgcatcaatgcaaatctctcagaaataaatgtatgtgatgcaccagtatcaatcaatacatatgcaggataaccagaaataaaacagttacctgcaacaacatcatctggtgcctcctgtgcctgctcctcagtcaaagcaaaaactctggcctgctgtctcggaggctggctcactgtctggcttcctcctggcctctgcggTGACTGTgtagatggtgctggctgaaaagaatgaacagcagatggtcgtctccctgtctgagccactgatccagatgactctgctgcctgggatccctgggcacctctctggggacatagTCTCTCGAAATGTCCCTGCTGCTTACAAATACGACAAGTGCCAAACACTCATCGGCACTGCTcggtggaatgcttccctccacaagtgctacaataaggtcctgtatagctctggctctgggCAGTCTGTCGTGAGCCACTAGAATTAGAAGAACtactgccagacttcttaaactgtcttcctctagctttcagatattccttctttccaccactgctgctaccactctcgaatctgggagggggttgctgtgGTATCGGTGCTAGGGGCAACATttgaagctcctctctgtctcatcagacccgcttctgctccctttgctctgttcagggcgtcagcaaagttgtttggtcgcccagtgttcaccaatgtaaatatctccggattcaagtcattgatgaactgatcagccaccgcttcttcattctcggccacatgtggagcaaatctcagtaatgTAGAGAATTTGGAcacatactcctcaatattcagcTGTCCCTAGTCTCAAATTCGCAAACTCGGCCCCCTTGTCCTTCCTGTATGAAACTGGAAAGAACCGCTGATAAAATTCGGTcttaaacacattccaggtaatagtcgtacctctatgctccaaggccctcttggtcgtaatccaccagttctttgccacatcattcaactggtgccctatcagtttcactctccgctcatcagtgtaatccaaggactcaaacagcatctcaatgtcatccagccaactctcacaatccactgctgtctcagtacccttcagtgtAGGTGgatgaaacgactgaaatcgCTTCAGcaatgtctccatcggtgttgctgtcacatccattggaggattcgaagtactactCTGTTCCGGTACTCTTTGGAGAGGCATATCtgatcaaaagggttagcaatcacaattgacaaatctgtctcagttcttttctgatcatcttactgctgattcagaatcggtgctgattcattctcaataaaacatattaccatatcaaatcatataaatcaagtaacatgtattaaagcagtaaatcaagCTAGCTATCAAAAGcagaaaagaaaactcaatctaccccgctcactagcttctatctcaatctgaaggatctatcagctctgataccacctgttgtggggacccggacg is a window encoding:
- the LOC142552085 gene encoding squamosa promoter-binding-like protein 9 — translated: MEKGDSVSSSSSVSGGSNSLNGLNFGKKIYFEDAGASALQPKTGGGSAQTPPSPAKKGRPGAVHGGAPPRCQVEGCNVDLSDVKAYYSRHKVCGVHSKSLNVIVAGLEQRFCQQCSRFHQLPEFDQEKRSCRRRLAGHNERRRKPQPGSLFSPRYGSLSSSMSGNHRKRGSFTVDFTSYPSLTGRESWPITPTSERAFGNQPPWQSNPPNYLPDLLQGSTTRPNHTVNIGVSSEVCFDGASNSCSALSLLSNQPWNSSARPLDLGINNFLGTNICTPTVHLPIDQYACPLWSFKGNQASDTPHEMPPDLGLGQIYQSSNNQYTGELGLAQQGGERFHDLEHSRGYDSPGHHVNWSI